Within Eggerthella sp. YY7918, the genomic segment GCTATTGTGCCTCACTCGGCAAAATGGGCCGCGAAATCTGTGTATGCAGGCTATCAGAATCGCTCTTCATCGCCCAGTCCCTGAAGGCATGGAATATTGCGCGCTCCCCTAAACCTTCACGGTATCGTACGCTGTCCGTCAATTCCACCTTGTCCTGCGTTTCGATAACATGAATGGAGCGCACCAGGCCATCACCGCCGTGAGTGGTGCGCGTCTCGATAAGTCCCAACTCGCGAAACACCGCCACACCGCACGCCGCCGAGGCGACACTCACCGGAAAGGCCTGCGTGCTGGCAGCCACAGCCAGCCCCGCATTATCAAGCGTGAAGAACTCCGCGTCGCTTTCGCGCTGAAGGCGACGCAGACAACGATACACCTGCGCCAGGCAATCGTGGTCGGGCGTCATGTCGCGAAGAATGCGCTCGTTGATGCCCGCATCGGCCCGACCGAAGAGCAGATGGATGAAAGCTTCGGCGCCGTCACGTCCCGCCCGGCCGCTCATCTGGTTGAATTCAATCTCGTTGAACGGCAGATGATACAGCACAACATTGCGGATATTGGGAATGTCCACCCCTTCACCAAACGCCGAAGTAGCCACCAGCACGGCAAGCGAATCGGTGCGGAACAGATCTTCGATGCGCTTGCGCTCGACGCGCGAAAGACCCGCATTGTAAAATCCCACGAGCGAAGCCACCTGCGGAACCCGCTTGCGCAGCATGCGCGCCACCGCCACCGACTGCTCGCGCGAATTCACGTAAATGACCGTCTTGTCGCCCGAGGCCACCAGGTTCGCCAAATACGTGTCGCGATTTTTGAGATTGCGCTGGTCAACCATTCGAAGGTTGAGACGCATCGCATGATCAAATACGCATTCGTCGATGGGAAGCTCGCGCTTGATAGCCTCGTACACCTCGTCGTCGGCCGTAGCGGTAAGAGCAAGCACCGTCGGTGTTCCCAGTTTGGCGATAGACGTGCCGATAGTGGCATAGGCCACGCGCTGGCCGGCCTTCGCCAGACCCACATGGTGCGCTTCGTCCACCACAACAAACCCCACACGTCCGGTTTGCGCGAACTCTCCGGCATGCCACGCCAAAAACTCCGGCGTGGTGAGCGCGATGTCGTACGTGCCATCAGCCAGACCAGCGAAGGCCTGACGACGCTCGTCAGGCGTGCTTTCGCCGGTGAGCGTTACCACCCCGATGCCGAAAGCGTCCAGCGCCTCGCGCACGTGAAAGGCCTGGTCAGCAATGAGCGCACGCAGCGGATAGACGAACAGGCTTGTCTCGTGACGCCTGAGGGCACGCAGGGCCGCATGCACCTGAAACGTCAACGATTTACCCCGCCCTGTAGCCATAATACCCAGCACCGAGCGATCCGCCCGCAAGTGATCAAGGATGGTGCGTTGTGCATCGTGCAGAGACTTCTCCCCGATGACCGCGCGCACCACTTCTCGCTCGAGCGAGCTGGGATCCTCGGCTGCCTTGCTCTCCCACGCCGCACGGTTTGCGGCGCGCGCAGCCTCGTAGGCTTCGATATCCTCGGGCTGCAGCGGGCTATCGGCACAAAGTTCAGCGTCGGTGGTAGCGTATAAATCGGCGACGAAGTTCAGGTTTTCCGGCTCAAGACACGCCTCGAGGGCCGCACAGGTGCGCGCCGGAGCGAGCGACTGCAACATGGCCTTAACCGAACGACGACCACGCCACTCGTCAATCTGCACCTCGAATGCCGCATTCACGACGCTGTCGGTATGCATGAGCGCCTCGATGTCGGAGCAGTGGAACATGATGGACGACACATTGGCGCATCCGTTGGAAAGCGTGCACGAGAAATGATTCTTCTCGGCGCCCACCGCGCGGCAGTTTGCCAACACCACGTCGCGTGCAAGATACACGGGCACCGGATGCTCCTGGCCAAACGGCGCCAGCGTGTCGAGCAGAGCCACGCTGTCTAGCGTCAGCTCGTCGAGGTCTACGCACGCATCGATCTTGATGAGCGGATGGAAGGCGTCCTCGGACAGTTCGTCCATGTAGGCGGTCAAACGCTGCTCGAATTCAGGCAATTTGTCGGCGGGAAGCGTTACGCCCACGGCCGCTTCGTGTCCGCCAAACCGCGTGAGAATGTCCGATACGCTTTCAACGGCTTTGAATAGGTTGATCTGACCCACGCTGCGACCCGAACCCCGCGCCTCGTCGCCATCAATGGTGAAAAGCAGGCTGGGGACACCGTAGGTATTCACCAGGCGACTGGCCACAATACCCTTCACGCCCTCGTGCCAGCTCTCGCCCGACACCACAAGCGCCCGCTGACCGTGATACACCTCAACGGCCTGAGCTTTCGCGATTTCGGAGAGTTCGGCCTCGATGGCGCGACGCTGGTCGTTCACGGCTTCAAGCCGCGCAGCCAAGGCATTCGCTTCTTTAAAATCGTCCGTCATCAGCAGGTCGAGCGCAAGCTGCGCGTCTCCCATACGTCCTGCCGCGTTCAGACGGGGGATGATTGAAAAACTGAGATTTGTCGAGCTGACAGGCTTATCAGCCACGCCAGCGGTGCCAAGAAGAGCGGCAATGCACGGACGCGGCATACTGTTCATGCGTGCAATACCATCGGCCACAAGCGCGCGATTTTCACCGCGCATGGGCATGAGGTCGGCCACCGTGCCAAGTGTGGCGAAGTCGGTGTAGTCTCGCCACCGGTGCGGCTGACCAAAGCGCCCGCCAAGCGCCTGCACGATTTTAAGCGCCACGCCCACACCGGCCAAAATGGAGCTTTCGCAGTTGGGAGAACACTTGGGATCGGCCACGGGAACGCCC encodes:
- the recJ gene encoding single-stranded-DNA-specific exonuclease RecJ, whose protein sequence is MSAQFNIKAADPACVARLQRELGLPRFIAATLVARGLKDAAAVRRFLEPSLDRDWLDPYTIPGLGKVVDALEQAIKHDEHIVVFGDFDLDGISATTVLTRGLRAFGAKATPFIPRRFEEGYGLTEASIARVRTLEPGFVVTVDCGIACKVEAAALVEMGIGVAITDHHEPVDLVPQGVPVADPKCSPNCESSILAGVGVALKIVQALGGRFGQPHRWRDYTDFATLGTVADLMPMRGENRALVADGIARMNSMPRPCIAALLGTAGVADKPVSSTNLSFSIIPRLNAAGRMGDAQLALDLLMTDDFKEANALAARLEAVNDQRRAIEAELSEIAKAQAVEVYHGQRALVVSGESWHEGVKGIVASRLVNTYGVPSLLFTIDGDEARGSGRSVGQINLFKAVESVSDILTRFGGHEAAVGVTLPADKLPEFEQRLTAYMDELSEDAFHPLIKIDACVDLDELTLDSVALLDTLAPFGQEHPVPVYLARDVVLANCRAVGAEKNHFSCTLSNGCANVSSIMFHCSDIEALMHTDSVVNAAFEVQIDEWRGRRSVKAMLQSLAPARTCAALEACLEPENLNFVADLYATTDAELCADSPLQPEDIEAYEAARAANRAAWESKAAEDPSSLEREVVRAVIGEKSLHDAQRTILDHLRADRSVLGIMATGRGKSLTFQVHAALRALRRHETSLFVYPLRALIADQAFHVREALDAFGIGVVTLTGESTPDERRQAFAGLADGTYDIALTTPEFLAWHAGEFAQTGRVGFVVVDEAHHVGLAKAGQRVAYATIGTSIAKLGTPTVLALTATADDEVYEAIKRELPIDECVFDHAMRLNLRMVDQRNLKNRDTYLANLVASGDKTVIYVNSREQSVAVARMLRKRVPQVASLVGFYNAGLSRVERKRIEDLFRTDSLAVLVATSAFGEGVDIPNIRNVVLYHLPFNEIEFNQMSGRAGRDGAEAFIHLLFGRADAGINERILRDMTPDHDCLAQVYRCLRRLQRESDAEFFTLDNAGLAVAASTQAFPVSVASAACGVAVFRELGLIETRTTHGGDGLVRSIHVIETQDKVELTDSVRYREGLGERAIFHAFRDWAMKSDSDSLHTQISRPILPSEAQ